CCGAACGGATCGCGCAAGCATAAAATCATGCCCCTCGAAAAGTTTACGGAGAAATAATTATCCAATTCGCCTCTTTTCTCCAACCGTCACGACCCAAACCTCGTATACTCTATCAGCAGGAGGAACGCGCATGAAAGCCGTACGAGATATCGAGAGGCGTCTGAAACAGAAAGAGGAAGAAGCCCTACGACTTAAGAGCGAATTGGATAAGGTGCAATCGGCAATCGAGGCCTATCGAGAGACGCTTAAGATTCTCCAGAAGGGGGTCAGTGCGGGCAACGGTTCTGACATCAGACCCAAGAGCAAGGTCGGGCGAGCGCTACAGATTCTTCGTGATGCTGGGAAGCCACTCCACGTGTCCGAGATTCTTCGTGCGCTCGGAGAGGATCACAAGAACAAGCAGGCGCGGGCGTCTCTGAGTGGCTCACTTGGTGTGTATGTGCGTAATGGTCAAGTATTTACGAGACCATCACCCAATACATTCGGTTTGATGGAATTCGACGGCGAAGATCAATCGTCGAGCAGTGCTGACGTTGAATCAGTATAGTCTATGTATCAGAACGGATAAAATGCTAAGGATTTTACAAAGAAAAGAGGCCGCGAAACTCGCAACGCGGCCTCTTTCATCAGCAAGTGCGTCGATTATCTCTACGCGGCCCTTTGCATCTTTCTTGTTCATTACAATATGATTCGTCCGCATCAAGCGTTGGATTCGACGCCAGCCATTGCGGCCAAAGTTGCCGACAAAGTATGGACGTGGGATGATGTACTGAGCTACAAATCGGGGGCTTTAGATGTGGCCTTCTGAAACTGTACCAGTGCCGGGAATTGGGCGACGGGTTTGGTGGGGACATCGGCTGGCACCGGCGATTGATCGAGACACTGGTATCGTAGGGGCACGACTCGTCGTGCCCCTACGACTCGTGTTTCCAGTTTTGACGGTCCTGACGCCCTCGCTTGTCCTGAACGAAGCGATGGATCAGGCCTTTCGGGGTCTGCAACTGGCACGTTACGGTCGGGGAGACCTCTCCCCTGCGCCTGCGAACGGACATTACCTCACTCGCGCTTGAGCACCAGACCCGCCGCTCCTCGATTGGGAATATCATCGGCCCAACCAGCGTGGGAACCGGTCGCCGCGATGAGGCGAAACGATCCGGAGCGCGTGAGTTCGGAGCGCTTGAGGCCGATGATGAGCGCGTTGGTCTCGGCATCGACCGCGAAGACGATACTATTGGGCCAGCGTTTCATGAAGCGTCCGGTCAGGACCTGATCGGCGGTGGCGATGCCGATGCGTCCGAAATATGTGCCGTTGCCCGCATCCGAGAGCCAGCAGGTGGCCAGCTTGTCGAAGTGGAAGTCGTTGTTGAATCCCCACCAACGGGCGCCGTTGACCGAGTCGGCATCGTCGTCGACCGCGATGTTGACGCCGAACGACGCCGGATTGGGCGCGTTGTGCAAATCGATGCGAAACCAAAGCGTGTCGGTGACCGCGTCGTAGCTGTACGATAGCTGCCGCGCATCAGGAAGCGACTTGTTGAGCAGATCGTTGCGGTCGTCCTGTGCGAGACGTTCCCAATGCATACGCTGAAACCGCTGCACCGGCAACGGCTCGTGTTTGTCGATCGTCGGCAGCAGATTGGCCTGGGCCATCTCATACTGCCCTTCCGCGCGCAGCGCCTCCAACGTGTAGTGGCGGACCGAATCGTACATCGGTTTTGGACGGAACAGGTGCGATGTCGCCAGCCAGTAGTACGCCGTCGGCAGCCACCAATCGGGGAGCGTGTCGGTCGCCGACTTTCGCGCGACCAGATGGGCGACCGCGAGTTGATTGAGACGGTACGCGTCGTTCACGGTCGTCTGATTGAAGTATTTCGGGATCGCCTCGGCGAGCAACGCTCTCGGATTGGTCGGATCGGCGCGGCGCGCGGCCGCCAGCTTGCCCTGCGATTTGGCGCGGACATACTTCATCAGGGTCGAATCGATTTCCGTTGTGTAAAACTCCAGCCATCCGAAGAGTGCATAGGCGTCAACAAGCGAATCGTCGATGTCGATGGCGCGCAGCAGATGCCCGGCCGCGTCCTCCAGCAGCCGTCCGGTCGCGGGGCCGTTGCCGTTGCGGGCATGGATCATCTGGACGTTGGCGAAGGCGATTTCGTAATGGATGACCGCCGAGCCCTCATCCTCGGCGAGCAGTTCGGCGAATTGTTCACGCGCGTCTTTGATTCCCTCCATATTGCTGCGAATCGCCGCGAGCGTCAGGGCTTTTCGTGCCTCGACGATCCGCGCCGGACGCGACTCGAGAACCGCTTCGCGTGCGGGTTGGGCGGATGCTGCCGCTGCTCCCAGTAGAATCGATAGAGTGAAGCCGACTGCACATGCCCGCCGCCGGCATGCCGGTGCGGGTGGCCAGGACCTTGGTCCGGGTCTCGGAGGACGCGACCCATTGAAACCCGGACCAAGGTCCGGGCCACCCTGCCGAATGACTTGGCACGCCTTTCTTAGCGAGGTGTTCTCAATGACGGGATGGAAACAATGCACTGATGGATGCATTCCTGCGGAACCCGGACCAAGGTCCGGGCCGCCCTGCCGATTGAAAGTGATTGATCGCCCCTGCGTCGATGGTCGAGATTCCTGTCGGAAACGGAGGCCCAACATGTTTCGCAAGATCGAGGATTTCCTCACGACATGGGAGCACGAATCGCAAGCGACGCAGAAATTGTTCGACGCGCTGACCGATGCATCGCTGGCGCAGCCGGTCGCCCGGGATCATCGCACGCTGGGACGAATGGCGTGGCATATCGCCGCCACCATCCCGGAGATGATGGGGCTGACCGGGCTGAAGCTGGCCGGACCCGCGCCCCAAGACGGTGTCCCGGCGCAGGCGACTAAGATCCGGCAGGCGTTCCACGACGCATCGCGTTCGCTCGCGGAGCAGATCAAGTCGAACTGGAGCGATGAATCGCTGACAGTCACCGATCCGATGTACGGGGAGACATGGGCGCGCGGTTCGACACTCTTCGGATTGGTCGCCCATCAGTGCCATCATCGCGGCCAGATGACCGTGCTGATGCGTCAGGCGGGGCTGAAAGTGCCGGGCGTTTATGGCCCCTCATATGAGGAGTGGGCCGGCTACGGCGCCGAACCGCCGGCGATATAGACAATGTCACTCCGAATTCCCTTGATCTCATCACGTCTTCAGGCGGGATAAGATCAAGGGGTGACAATTGGGGTTTTTGCTTGTCAGGAGCGATTGGGTTTGTGGCCCCGGCACTTCAACACCGGCAGCCGCGGATACTTCGGGAAGCGCGGGTCGCTAAACGACAACTCGCATTGCACGAATTCCGATCCGTGCGACGAACGGATCAGCTTCGCATGGATGCAGTCCGCACACAAGCCGGCCTGCTGAGATGTGACGCTCACAGTGAGTCGGGCAGCGGGGCGTTTTCCGACGCCGCTTTGACACGGCAGCCGTCGCCGCCGGGAATGACCACCGCGTCGGACACCGACCGGAGCAGTTCTTCGCCCAGCGAGGACAATTCATCGGCCGTCAGGACCGCCTCTATCATCGGA
This genomic window from Candidatus Zixiibacteriota bacterium contains:
- a CDS encoding DinB family protein, whose translation is MFRKIEDFLTTWEHESQATQKLFDALTDASLAQPVARDHRTLGRMAWHIAATIPEMMGLTGLKLAGPAPQDGVPAQATKIRQAFHDASRSLAEQIKSNWSDESLTVTDPMYGETWARGSTLFGLVAHQCHHRGQMTVLMRQAGLKVPGVYGPSYEEWAGYGAEPPAI
- a CDS encoding HTH domain-containing protein; translation: MKAVRDIERRLKQKEEEALRLKSELDKVQSAIEAYRETLKILQKGVSAGNGSDIRPKSKVGRALQILRDAGKPLHVSEILRALGEDHKNKQARASLSGSLGVYVRNGQVFTRPSPNTFGLMEFDGEDQSSSSADVESV